From Triticum aestivum cultivar Chinese Spring chromosome 4A, IWGSC CS RefSeq v2.1, whole genome shotgun sequence, a single genomic window includes:
- the LOC123081799 gene encoding uncharacterized protein produces the protein MWNNGAMSGQVYPPPPAAMVPQPQPHGQVAANNWAGNDANTLLVVATLITTLTYQLGCSVPGGYWQDTLAADGKQQPHEAGDPIMRDKHPQRYWVFMAASWMGFLASMMMTLSLLVRLPVDSRQVRWSFAVAYSSLVLTFIVSQAKTHISVDIAIWLVTVVFLWLMISVRPEHRARILRFFCCDREN, from the exons ATGTGGAACAACGGGGCGATGAGCGGCCAAGTttacccgccgccgccggcggcgatggtgccgcagccgcagccgcacgGGCAGGTGGCCGCGAACAACTGGGCGGGCAACGACGCCAACACGCTGCTGGTGGTGGCGACGCTGATCACCACGCTCACGTACCAGCTCGGGTGCAGCGTCCCCGGCGGGTACTGGCAGGACACGCTGGCGGCGGACGGCAAGCAGCAGCCGCACGAGGCCGGAGACCCCATCATGCGCGACAAGCACCCGCAAAG GTACTGGGTGTTCATGGCGGCGAGCTGGATGGGGTTCCTGGCGTCCATGATGATGACGCTGAGCCTGCTGGTGCGCCTGCCGGTGGACTCGCGGCAGGTCCGGTGGTCCTTCGCCGTCGCCTACTCCAGCCTGGTGCTCACCTTCATCGTGTCGCAGGCCAAGACGCACATCTCAGTCGACATCGCCATCTGGTTGGTCACCGTCGTCTTCCTGTGGCTCATGATCAGCGTCCGCCCTGAGCACCGGGCGCGTATCCTCCGTTTCTTCTGCTGCGACCGCGAGAACTGA